GCAGAGAGACCTGCGCGGCGGATAGAGGGGTCTGATACTAGATCCGGCCGGTCTCGGCAATGGCTTTCTGAAAATTTGGACAAGATATGCCGGCGACCGGCAACCCGGCCGGGCGGAGCTGGCCAGGCCGTGACCGTGGAAGCAGGTGAGGCTGTTCAGGCGTCTCGGTGTGCCGGCCTCGAATGTCGCAAACGCCAAGTGATTGGTGCGCGCGCCGGCGCTGGCGGTCACCACATGAGTGGGCTGCCCGGCAAGGCGCTGGGGTGGTGGAGAATAGGGCGCAAATTCATCGGGCATTGCGGGAAGTCGACGGGCTGCGTGGCTGATGGTGGGAGGCCGCCAGACCATCAGACAAAATTGCAGCCGAAAGTGATAGGCCCTCGCACTTTCTGCGTAGAGAGCAGCAACACCGCTTTGACGGCCGAGACCGATGACCGAAAAAACGACGTGCCGCAATCTTGTTCTGGTCCTTGGGGACCAGTTGACGCCTGGGCTTTCCAGTCTTGTCAGGTCGGACCCTGAACGTGACCGGGTTCTGATGGTCGAGGTGATGGACGAGGCCAGCTATGTGCGCCATCACAGGAAGAAGATCGCCTTCCTGTTCTCCGCCATGCGTCACTTCGCCGAAGATCTGCGCGAGGCAGGCTGGACGGTTGATTATGTGACCCTTGATGCAGCTGGCAATTCGGGCAGCTTCCGGGGCGAGGTTGCACGCGCGGTGAAACGGCTGGGCCCCGCACGGGTCGTCGTCACCGAGCCCGGTGAATGGCGTGTTCTGGACGACATGAAAGACTGGGCGCGGGCGCTGCGGGTGCCGGTCGATATTCTCACCGACACGCGGTTCCTGTGCGACCCTGCAAGCTTTCGCGCCTGGGCCTCGGGTCGCAAGCAGTTGCGCATGGAATATTTCTACCGCGAGATGCGCCGCAGGACGGGCCTGCTCATGGAGGGGGACAAGCCGGCAGGTGGCAAGTGGAACTTCGACACCGACAATCGCAAGCCGGCCAAACCGGATCTCTTCCTGCCCAGCCCGAAACGGTTTGCACCCGACCGGATCACGCAAGAGGTGCTGGACCTGGTCGGCAGGTCCTTTCCCGACAATATCGGCACGCTGGAGCCGTTCTGGTTTGCCGTCACCCGGTCAGAGGCCGAGGAGGCCTTCGCTCATTTTCTGGAAACCGCCCTCGCCGGTTTCGGCACTTATCAGGATGCAATGCTGCGCGGCGAGAAATTCCTCTTTCATTCGGTTCTGTCGGCCTATCTCAACGCCGGCCTGCTCGACCCGCTGGATTTGTGCCGGAAGGTGGAAGCGGCCTATCGCGAGGGGCGCGCGCCGCTGAATGCGGCGGAGGGGTTCATCCGGCAGATCCTTGGTTGGCGCGAATATGTGCGGGGCATCTATTGGCTGAAGATGCCAGGCTATGTCATGGAAAACGCGCTTGGCGCAACAGCGCCGCTACCGGCATTCTAC
This genomic interval from Labrenzia sp. VG12 contains the following:
- a CDS encoding cryptochrome/photolyase family protein, which encodes MTEKTTCRNLVLVLGDQLTPGLSSLVRSDPERDRVLMVEVMDEASYVRHHRKKIAFLFSAMRHFAEDLREAGWTVDYVTLDAAGNSGSFRGEVARAVKRLGPARVVVTEPGEWRVLDDMKDWARALRVPVDILTDTRFLCDPASFRAWASGRKQLRMEYFYREMRRRTGLLMEGDKPAGGKWNFDTDNRKPAKPDLFLPSPKRFAPDRITQEVLDLVGRSFPDNIGTLEPFWFAVTRSEAEEAFAHFLETALAGFGTYQDAMLRGEKFLFHSVLSAYLNAGLLDPLDLCRKVEAAYREGRAPLNAAEGFIRQILGWREYVRGIYWLKMPGYVMENALGATAPLPAFYWTGETDMLCLSEAVGQTIDEAYAHHIQRLMITGNFALLAGVDPAEVHEWYLAVYADAYEWVELPNTLGMSQFADGGLLGSKPYMSSGNYINKMSDYCGACSYDVRQRTGDKACPFNALYWDFLDRNADVLSSNPRLAQPYSSWKRMDTEKQGAMRRHAGEIRRKLAANERV